One Vitis vinifera cultivar Pinot Noir 40024 chromosome 8, ASM3070453v1 genomic window carries:
- the LOC100263016 gene encoding uncharacterized protein LOC100263016 yields the protein MPQNSVHGSPPGRAVGGTENSWCRAVLGGTGVVTVALLLSKPPEASLLQSALHTLQNRHALLGSKLHYGTTTNTFSFITSPIPPLQVKSFNLSSTCHLLQSLVSSPNTHSVSPFHLILEHELNQNPWCNLKSPSYDDGTDVFFASIYTLPDAKWVVVLRLHTAVCDRTTAVSLLRELIGVVREKEGGGREEKMRDDGEVSLGIEDFIPSGKAKKALWVRGVDMLSYSVNSLQLTNLKFKDAKSPRSSEVVRLQLNQDDTESLLAGCSAKGIKLCGALVAAALIAGHSSKRPADHHKEKYAVVTLTDCRPILDPPLSTHHFGFYHSAVLNTLSMKGGEKLWELARRSYMAFANSKNCNKHFSDMADLNFLMRKAIENPGLTSASSLRTSFLTVFEDPVFETNDEIYREIVGLEDYIGCASVHGIGPSIAIFDTIRGGMLDCACVYPSPLHSREQMEELLHNMKRLLVDAAAHNRVPNE from the exons ATGCCTCAAAACTCTGTTCATGGAAGCCCCCCTGGCAGAGCCGTCGGCGGCACCGAGAACAGTTGGTGCCGAGCGGTGCTCGGCGGCACTGGCGTAGTTACGGTGGCTCTTCTTCTCTCAAAACCTCCGGAAGCCTCGCTTCTCCAGAGTGCACTCCACACACTCCAAAATAGGCACGCTCTTCTTGGCTCGAAGCTTCATTACGGCACCACTACAAACACATTCTCCTTCATCACATCTCCAATCCCTCCCCTCCAAGTCAAATCATTCAACCTCTCTTCAACCTGTCACCTCCTCCAAAGCCTGGTCTCCAGCCCAAACACCCACTCTGTCTCTCCATTTCATCTGATACTCGAACACGAGCTGAACCAAAACCCTTGGTGCAATCTTAAATCTCCCTCTTACGATGACGGGACGGACGTGTTCTTTGCCAGCATCTACACTCTACCCGATGCAAAGTGGGTGGTGGTGCTGCGGCTTCACACGGCAGTATGTGACCGCACCACGGCTGTGTCTCTGTTGAGGGAACTGATCGGAGTGGTACGAGAGAAAGAAGGCGGAGGGAGAGAGGAGAAGATGAGGGATGATGGGGAAGTTAGTTTGGGAATCGAGGATTTCATTCCTAGTGGGAAAGCGAAGAAGGCTCTCTGGGTTCGTGGAGTGGACATGCTGAGTTACTCGGTGAATTCATTGCAactcacaaatttgaaattcaaagacGCGAAGTCTCCTAGATCTTCGGAGGTGGTGAGGCTGCAGTTGAACCAAGATGATACTGAAAGCCTTCTTGCT GGTTGCAGTGCGAAAGGGATTAAACTGTGTGGCGCCCTCGTGGCTGCTGCACTTATTGCTGGTCATTCCTCTAAACGCCCCGCTGATCATCACAAGGAGAAGTATGCAGTTGTGACCCTCACTGACTGTCGTCCCATTCTTGACCCACCTCTTTCCACTCACCATTTTG GATTTTACCATTCCGCCGTCCTAAATACACTTTCAATGAAAGGAGGAGAAAAGCTGTGGGAACTGGCAAGGAGAAGCTATATGGCCTTTGCAAACTCTAAGAACTGCAACAAGCACTTCTCAGACATGGCTGACCTCAACTTCCTCATGCGTAAGGCCATTGAGAACCCAGGCTTGACCTCGGCATCGTCCTTGAGAACCTCTTTCTTGACGGTGTTCGAGGACCCCGTGTTTGAAACCAATGATGAAATATATAGAGAGATTGTGGGGCTTGAAGACTACATAGGATGCGCTTCAGTTCATGGTATCGGCCCTTCAATAGCCATATTCGACACCATAAGAGGTGGAATGCTGGACTGCGCATGCGTGTATCCATCGCCCCTGCACTCGAGGGAGCAAATGGAAGAGCTGCTTCATAACATGAAGCGTCTTCTCGTGGACGCTGCTGCCCACAACCGTGTGCCCAATGAGTGA